The genomic interval CACCTGGTGGGCGACATCCGGCCCCAGGAGTTCCGCCACCGGCTGGACACCCCTACGCTTCGCGGGGTGAACATCCAGCGGCTGTTCGGTTCGCAGCGCGCCCTGAAGAGCGTCGAGGATTTCACCGAATTCGAGCAGCGCGCGGCCTATTTCGACGGCGATCCGGTGATCGCGACCAAGAAGGGCGTGAACATCCTCGAACGCGGCAGCCAGGTCCATTTCATGGCCGAGTTCCAGGCGCTTCTGGACTTCCCGCCCGCGCCCAAGCTGGGCGTGGACGGCCTGCTCGATCCGAGGAGGAGCACCGAGGCCGAACTGCGCGGGCAGGAGCTGTTCTTCGGCAAGGCCAAGTGCGGGCCGTGTCACCCCGCGCCGTATTACACCGACAACCTGATGCACAACATGCGGGCCGAGCGGTTCTACACGCCGCGCCTCATCAACGGCCGCATGGCCAGCGCCGACGGGCCGATCAAGACCTTCCCGCTGCGCGGCATCAAGGATTCGCCGCCGTACCTGCACGACGGAAGGCTTTTGACCCTTGAGGACACCGTGGAGTTCTTCAACCTGATGATGGAGACGAAGCTCACGGAGCAGGAGAAGGCTGATCTGGTGGCTTTCATGCGCCAGCTTTAGCAGGCCGCCCCGATAGCGCCATCCGGGGCATGCCGCGAAAAATCCAAGCCCGCGCGTAGGCGAACTGCGCGTCGGGCTTGGATTTGTTGTGCACCTTGCATCTGGCCCCTTTAGTCGCCGCCGCATCCGCCGGTGGTGGCTGGACCCCCGGCTGGCGCGGCGGGCGTGCTCTGCCGGGCGGAGCAGCCGCAGGGGGCGGCGGCCGCGGACGCCAGGGCCTGGGGGTTGTCCAGGGCCTCGTGGAAGTAGCCGGCGGTTTCAGCGGAAAGCTGGATGCACTTGTCCATGTTTTCCTGCGGGCCGAGCGCCATCAGCACTGAGCCGCAGGCCGTGCAGCCGTGCTCGGCTTCGAAGCGGCGGCGCACCCCGGCGGCCAAGGCCGCCACGTCGTCCCATCGTTCGTCGCCGCTACGGCGGCCCCGCAGATAGCCCAGGGCGATGAACCCGCCCGAGAGCGCGCCGCACAACTCGACCTTGCTGCGGCCCGCGCCCGCGCCAAAGGCCGTGCCCAGCCGCGTGACGCCTTCGACCTCCAGCCCCCGGCCTGCCAGCACCGCCGCCAGCACCGACTCCGCACAGTTCAGCCCGCTGCGAAACAAGGCTGCGGCCCGCTGCTCAACGTCCTGTCTCTCCATGTGCATCGCTCCCTGTTTGCGCCGGGCCAGCCGGTTGCGGCCCGATCCGGCGAATTGTATTGATCTGTTTTTGCGTTTATGCATGGCGAACGATCGGGTCCAGCGAATATATCCGAAGGGGTCGATCGGGATTTCCGAACACTCTGGTCGCATACAGGAGGCCTGGATGGAACTGCGCGATGTGCGAACCTTCGCGGCCGTGGCGCGGCACCTGAGCTTTCACCGGGCGGCGCAGGAGGTGCACGTGGCGCAGTCCACGGTCTCCGCGCGCATCGCCGCCCTGGAGGACGAATTGCAGGTCCGCCTGTTCGAGCGCCTGGGCCGACGGGTAGCCCTCACCGAGGCCGGGGAAAGGCTGCGGCAGTTTGCGGTCAAGCTCCTGGACCTGGAAGACGAGGCCCGGGCCTGGGTGGCCGGGGCCTCCGAGGCACGCGGGGCCTTGACCATCCGGGTGCCGGAGTCGCTCTGCGCCTGGCGCATGGGCGGGTTGATCCGCCGGTATCGGGAGCGGTTTCCGCACCTGCAACTGCGCTTCACTTCCTGCACCGTGGACGGATTGGAGAAGGATCTGCGCCAGGGCGTGACGGACTTGGCCTTTCTCATGGCCGACAGCGTCCGGGCCGGGGATATGGTGGTGGAAGCCCTGGGTGTGGAGCCCCTGGTGCTGGTGGCCGGGGCAGGGCATCGGCTGGCGCTGGGCGGTCCGTGCACGGTGGATGCCTTGGCCGACGAAACCCTGGTGCTTTCCTCGGCGGATTGCGCCTATCGCAAGCCCTTCGAGCAACTGCTGGCCGAAGCCGGGGTGCATCCGGCGGCCAGCCTGGAATTCTCCAGCGCCGCGGCCCTGCGCGGTTGCCTGGCAGGCGGGCTGGGGGTGAGCATCCTGCCGGCCCTGGCCGTGCGGGACGACGTGGCCGCCGGCCGTCTGGCCCTGCTGCCGTGGGCTGGGCCGGTCCTGGAGACGGCGGTGCTCATGCTGCACCACCGGGACAAATGGCTTTCCCCGCCGCTGGCCGCCTTCATGGACCTGATGCGCCAGGAACTCATGGCCGGGGCTGCGCCCGCGTCGCCCATCCTTCTGGAACCCGCCGTAGCGCGGGAACAACGGGAACGAGCAGGCGGGAAGGGCGCTGGCTGCTGCGCACCGGGCGCATGATACGATTTACCGTGTTGTTCGCGCCTTTTGCTCGTTGCGCGGGAGATCTTGTCGAGAACGCGAAGCAGAATGCTTTGCACAGCAGGTGACAGACTACGTAAACATCATGGAACATGAGTATCTATAATTATTGTCTGTCATCCAGCTTGTTTGTGAAATATCCTCTGAGATAGGCATATGCCCAGCAGCAATGCACGAGGAAAAGAACTAGATATGCAGATGAGATTGATGTTGCATGTCTGTATGTATAGCTCCTTGTCCAGAACAGGAAAATCGCTGCTATGAAGAACAGTGATCGTGTGAGCACTATCGTTGGGATGCTCTTTGATATAAAGAAATCAAGATATTTCAGTCCAACGCGCGGTGAATTCCTGGCTACC from Alkalidesulfovibrio alkalitolerans DSM 16529 carries:
- a CDS encoding LysR family transcriptional regulator; its protein translation is MELRDVRTFAAVARHLSFHRAAQEVHVAQSTVSARIAALEDELQVRLFERLGRRVALTEAGERLRQFAVKLLDLEDEARAWVAGASEARGALTIRVPESLCAWRMGGLIRRYRERFPHLQLRFTSCTVDGLEKDLRQGVTDLAFLMADSVRAGDMVVEALGVEPLVLVAGAGHRLALGGPCTVDALADETLVLSSADCAYRKPFEQLLAEAGVHPAASLEFSSAAALRGCLAGGLGVSILPALAVRDDVAAGRLALLPWAGPVLETAVLMLHHRDKWLSPPLAAFMDLMRQELMAGAAPASPILLEPAVAREQRERAGGKGAGCCAPGA
- a CDS encoding C-GCAxxG-C-C family protein, giving the protein MERQDVEQRAAALFRSGLNCAESVLAAVLAGRGLEVEGVTRLGTAFGAGAGRSKVELCGALSGGFIALGYLRGRRSGDERWDDVAALAAGVRRRFEAEHGCTACGSVLMALGPQENMDKCIQLSAETAGYFHEALDNPQALASAAAAPCGCSARQSTPAAPAGGPATTGGCGGD